From the Papaver somniferum cultivar HN1 chromosome 2, ASM357369v1, whole genome shotgun sequence genome, the window ATGCATAGACATTTGAGCTCAAAATATTTCTCTGATCTACAGTTGTGACTTGAGAGTCGTGGAGATTAGGAGGAGAGGAGGAACTTAGGGGCTTTACAATTTGTAAGTTTATTTACCATACTAGTAAATTCAGTTCGGGTAATGTTACAGAGATGATAGAATTGGATATCTACATTCTTCTCTTCATCTCAGTAGATTATGTTTCTTATTGAGACCCATGCCAACCAAAATTAGGTCCAGACAAAATAAAGGACAGAATATAACAGCTCTCTCGTAATAGTCCATAATTTCTATATTTGGTGTTTGATGTTTATCCTAATTGGTTGTTCGAAATTTAGGTAATATAACCATGATATTACtcgatattattttttttgactgCAGGAGTTGCTGTTAAATTTAGAAGAAAATTGGTCTTCTTGCCAACACAGAGAAATAATTACAGCCGTTTCATGACCCCAATTGTTTGACATGTTATCAGCTGTCATCTCATCCTCCTTCCTCTCATCTTTCAATACACCTTTGCTCTTCTCAATATCAATAACtctcttctctgttcttctctaaAAAGAGAATCTCTtaacttgttttgttttgttatttatAGAATACAGAGAGATAGATATAGGCCATAACCAGGGTGTCTCTTTTGCATGCCATGCAAACCTAATTTTTGATAATTCCAAATCCTCTCTTTACTCAGTCATCCTCTTATCTCTCTCTATTTCCAACTAATTTTTTCTGTCTCTAGAAATCATCtcccccttttctttttctttcctttataTAAGACCATGCACTTTTTCTCATCGATCTTATTCAAGTCTAGATCTCCACCCTCTTTTTCCTCTTCAACTACAATGGAAACAGCTACAAATTCCCAGGAAGAAGAAACAGGTCTTAAATCATTAACATCTCCCTCAAATCATAATCATTCATCTATGATCAACAGATTCAATATCTCACCACAATCGTCATCAGCTTCATCTTCTTGTACATCTCCATCTTCTCCTGTATCTATATCtcctttttgttcttcttcttcatcatcatcttcttttcatAGCGTTGATGATGATGTTACAGTTTCAACTGATGAAACCCCTGTCACGAATCATCATCACAAACAGGAAGAGGAAGAGATTACAGAGAAACCCTTTTATGATCATAGAAAGAATGTGATCATTGTGAGAAATCAAAGGTCCGGAATAAGGAGGGAGTTTCCACCACCGATACCATTACTCGCAAGAACAGAGAATTTACCATGTCATATGCCATGGGTACTGAAGAGATCATATAAAGATGGAAGATTGGTTATAAAAGAGGTTAATGTGAAGCATCATGAGTATTTTAGGGCTCATAGATCTAATGGCCGTCTTACTCTTCAACTAATGCATATGAATCATCTCACTATTCATCCTCCTCCCAATGATACGTCTTCTACTACCACAACTGATGacattgaaggagaagaagaggaggaggaagaagaacagGAGGAAGAAGACAATGTAGATGTAAATGATTTAGTTGATTTTGATAATGACGATAGAGATGAAAAAAAGAATGAGGATAATAAGAAggatgatgatgaaaatgatgggATATCATCCGAACAAGAACAAGGatcggatgaagaggaagaagcagAGAAAGTGGAGAGGCCTTCGGCTGACCCACTCCATCATATTCGACTGCGGTTTAGGCCAGTATTATCATCAGAAcaaccatcatcatcattaccacaATGTCAGATTCATGAGACGAGAGAAGGAAAACAAGACTTTGACGGTGAAATCTTGAGAAACTGTTCACAACCACTGATACTAGCTTCATCGTTGCCAGAGGGGAGAGTACGTGGAATGTGTCAACCCAATGACTATAGAAAATCAAATCTTTTTCGACTGCCAATAGTTTCAGTTCGGCCGGTGCATAGTTAATCAAACTAGTCTAGCTAGGGTTAGAAAGGCTAAGCTCTGAAGAATAACGATGACATTTTGAGATGTTTTGTAGCAGTTAATAATATGATTAAAatatttcacataaattttttagtttgtgTTTTTCTCAAATCTTCTTTGTTTAAAGTCCTCATTTTTGTTTAATTACATTCTTTGGACAACTACTCAAAAATAATCCAAGTTTCCCCAAGTTTAATGTAGGATTGCTGGGTTCCAGTGCTCCAAACACTACTAATGTAGGATTGTTTGGTCCACCTGGGCTCTTAATATTTGGGACATGGAAATGATGTTAAAATTGACATTTCATTTCTTCTTAGCTTCAGTAAACCTTGTTGGTCGG encodes:
- the LOC113347475 gene encoding protein FAF-like, chloroplastic; the encoded protein is MHFFSSILFKSRSPPSFSSSTTMETATNSQEEETGLKSLTSPSNHNHSSMINRFNISPQSSSASSSCTSPSSPVSISPFCSSSSSSSSFHSVDDDVTVSTDETPVTNHHHKQEEEEITEKPFYDHRKNVIIVRNQRSGIRREFPPPIPLLARTENLPCHMPWVLKRSYKDGRLVIKEVNVKHHEYFRAHRSNGRLTLQLMHMNHLTIHPPPNDTSSTTTTDDIEGEEEEEEEEQEEEDNVDVNDLVDFDNDDRDEKKNEDNKKDDDENDGISSEQEQGSDEEEEAEKVERPSADPLHHIRLRFRPVLSSEQPSSSLPQCQIHETREGKQDFDGEILRNCSQPLILASSLPEGRVRGMCQPNDYRKSNLFRLPIVSVRPVHS